One Thalassotalea sediminis DNA segment encodes these proteins:
- a CDS encoding PEP-CTERM/exosortase system-associated acyltransferase, with translation MSGYSIAGNFDQYFSIKLANTKELKQEAYKIRHAVYCEELKWEACSDNGFETDEYDDHAFHCLLEHKRTGRYAGCIRLIIPPENAKNFQLPFEKNCLESARADVLDTQALPRGSFGEISRLAVLSSFRRREKEKNKPFVLESVDPETMYYEEERRNFPNIAIGLYLGGIALASLCNHLGIIVMMEPRLNRRLQRFGLPFEQVGDEVDYHGNRAMFFLKKEHFHYALNDQMQELYQIVYQSLAAQIKLKPYSDKSQYRIPDIVQSTSGSITPLSQRVTL, from the coding sequence ATGAGTGGATATTCAATAGCAGGGAATTTTGATCAGTATTTCAGCATCAAACTCGCTAATACTAAGGAATTAAAACAAGAAGCCTACAAAATCAGGCATGCAGTATATTGTGAAGAACTGAAATGGGAGGCATGCAGTGACAATGGCTTTGAAACGGATGAATATGACGATCATGCTTTTCACTGTTTACTTGAGCATAAAAGAACAGGACGATACGCAGGCTGTATACGCTTAATAATTCCCCCTGAAAACGCTAAGAACTTTCAACTCCCTTTTGAAAAAAACTGTCTTGAAAGTGCAAGAGCTGATGTACTCGATACACAAGCACTACCAAGAGGTAGCTTTGGAGAAATATCTAGGCTTGCCGTGCTATCATCCTTCAGACGACGGGAGAAAGAAAAAAACAAGCCGTTTGTACTAGAGAGTGTAGACCCAGAAACAATGTACTATGAAGAAGAGCGAAGAAATTTTCCTAATATCGCCATAGGTCTATATTTAGGGGGGATTGCCTTAGCCAGTTTATGTAACCACCTTGGCATTATAGTTATGATGGAACCAAGACTTAATAGACGCCTTCAACGATTTGGCTTGCCTTTTGAACAAGTGGGTGATGAAGTCGACTATCATGGAAATAGAGCAATGTTTTTTCTTAAAAAGGAACACTTTCACTATGCATTGAATGATCAAATGCAGGAACTTTATCAAATCGTTTATCAGTCGTTAGCAGCACAAATTAAACTCAAACCATACAGTGATAAGTCTCAATATCGAATTCCAGACATAGTGCAGTCTACTTCTGGTAGCATTACACCGCTATCGCAACGTGTAACACTCTAA